One segment of Vibrio gazogenes DNA contains the following:
- the clpB gene encoding ATP-dependent chaperone ClpB, which produces MRLDRFTSKFQIAISDAQSLALGRDHQYIEPVHLMVSLLDQNGSPIRPLLTMLDVDVMHLRSKLGEMLDRLPKVSGIGGEVQLSNSMGSVLNMCDKVAQKRQDAYISSEIFLLAALEDKGPLGKLLKEIGLTEKKVSDAIEKIRGGQKVNDPNAEELRQALEKYTIDLTERAEQGKLDPVIGRDDEIRRTIQVLQRRTKNNPVIIGEPGVGKTAIVEGLAQRIINSEVPEGLRGRRVLSLDMGALVAGAKYRGEFEERLKSVLNELAKEEGNIILFIDELHTMVGAGKGEGSMDAGNMLKPALARGELHCVGATTLDEYRQYIEKDAALERRFQKVLVSEPSVEDTVAILRGLKERYELHHHVEITDPAIVSAASLSHRYISDRQLPDKAIDLIDEAASSIRLQIDSKPEALDKLERRIVQLKIEQQALSNEHDDASEKRLNILNDELQEKEREYAELEEIWNAEKAALSGTQHIKAELEQARLDLEVARRATDLNRMSELQYGRIPELEKQLDLATQAEMQEMTLLKNKVTDAEIAEVLSRQTGIPVSKMLEAEKEKLLRMEDALHKRVIGQGEAVEVVSNAIRRSRAGLSDPARPIGSFLFLGPTGVGKTELCKTLANFMFDSDNAMVRIDMSEFMEKHSVARLVGAPPGYVGYEEGGYLTEAVRRKPYSVILLDEVEKAHPDVFNILLQVLDDGRLTDGQGRTVDFRNTVVIMTSNLGSSHIQEHFKELNYETMKEQVMDVVSKHFRPEFLNRIDECVVFHPLGKGQIKSIASIQIEHLRQRMQEKDYDLEVEDVALELIAQVGYDPVYGARPLKRAIQQSVENPLAKSILSGELLPGIPIRLSVEDSQIVMSQ; this is translated from the coding sequence ATGCGTCTTGATCGATTTACCAGTAAATTTCAAATTGCCATTTCTGATGCCCAGTCACTCGCACTCGGGCGTGATCATCAATATATAGAACCTGTTCATTTGATGGTCTCTTTGCTCGATCAAAATGGCAGTCCTATCCGACCACTACTGACCATGCTGGATGTAGATGTCATGCATTTACGCTCCAAACTTGGAGAAATGCTCGATCGACTTCCTAAAGTGAGTGGCATCGGTGGTGAAGTTCAGTTGTCCAATTCCATGGGTTCAGTCTTGAATATGTGTGACAAGGTTGCCCAGAAACGACAAGATGCTTACATCTCTTCCGAAATTTTTCTTTTAGCGGCTTTAGAAGACAAAGGGCCTCTCGGAAAACTATTGAAAGAAATCGGTTTGACTGAGAAAAAAGTCTCTGACGCAATAGAGAAAATTCGTGGCGGACAGAAAGTTAATGATCCGAATGCGGAAGAGCTACGTCAGGCACTTGAGAAATATACTATCGATCTCACCGAGCGTGCGGAACAGGGCAAACTGGATCCAGTCATTGGCCGTGATGATGAGATCCGGCGGACGATTCAGGTTCTTCAGCGCCGGACTAAAAATAATCCAGTGATTATCGGTGAGCCGGGGGTGGGTAAAACCGCCATTGTGGAAGGATTAGCGCAGCGGATTATCAACAGTGAAGTTCCGGAAGGGCTTCGCGGACGTCGGGTGCTTTCCCTTGATATGGGGGCATTGGTCGCTGGTGCGAAATATCGGGGTGAGTTTGAAGAACGTTTGAAGTCTGTTCTGAATGAGCTTGCTAAAGAAGAAGGGAATATCATTCTGTTCATTGATGAGCTGCATACCATGGTCGGCGCTGGTAAAGGTGAAGGGTCTATGGATGCCGGTAATATGTTGAAACCGGCATTAGCCAGAGGAGAGCTTCACTGTGTTGGCGCTACAACCTTGGATGAATATCGTCAGTATATTGAAAAAGATGCCGCGCTTGAGCGTCGTTTCCAGAAAGTATTGGTCTCTGAACCGAGTGTCGAAGATACGGTTGCGATTTTACGTGGCCTGAAAGAGCGTTATGAACTCCATCATCATGTCGAGATTACTGACCCGGCGATTGTATCGGCAGCGAGTCTTTCTCACCGATATATCTCGGATCGTCAGCTTCCCGATAAAGCAATTGATCTAATCGATGAAGCGGCTTCCAGCATTCGTCTGCAAATTGACTCAAAACCAGAAGCGTTGGATAAACTAGAACGCAGAATCGTGCAGTTGAAAATAGAACAACAGGCGCTTAGTAATGAGCATGATGATGCCAGTGAGAAACGACTGAATATTCTCAATGATGAATTGCAAGAGAAAGAACGGGAATATGCAGAGCTAGAAGAGATCTGGAATGCTGAAAAAGCGGCCCTTTCTGGTACTCAACATATCAAAGCCGAACTTGAACAGGCCCGTTTGGATCTTGAAGTTGCTCGTAGAGCAACTGATCTGAACCGGATGTCGGAACTCCAGTATGGCCGCATCCCTGAATTAGAGAAGCAGTTGGATCTTGCGACTCAAGCCGAAATGCAGGAAATGACATTACTGAAAAATAAAGTAACGGATGCTGAAATTGCAGAAGTTCTGTCAAGGCAAACCGGTATTCCAGTTTCAAAAATGCTTGAAGCTGAGAAAGAAAAACTACTACGTATGGAAGATGCGTTGCATAAACGGGTTATTGGGCAAGGGGAAGCTGTTGAGGTTGTATCCAATGCAATCCGCCGTAGTCGAGCTGGTTTATCGGATCCCGCTCGACCCATTGGTTCCTTCCTATTCTTGGGGCCAACCGGGGTTGGTAAAACTGAGCTGTGTAAAACACTCGCCAACTTTATGTTCGATAGTGATAATGCCATGGTTCGAATTGATATGTCCGAGTTTATGGAGAAGCACTCCGTGGCTCGTTTAGTGGGTGCGCCTCCCGGTTATGTCGGATACGAAGAAGGTGGATATTTGACTGAAGCCGTCCGTAGAAAACCTTATTCTGTCATTCTATTAGATGAGGTTGAAAAAGCTCACCCTGATGTTTTCAACATTCTACTTCAGGTTTTGGATGATGGGCGATTAACCGACGGACAGGGTAGAACGGTTGATTTTCGCAATACCGTTGTAATCATGACATCTAATTTAGGTTCTTCACATATTCAGGAACATTTTAAAGAGCTGAATTATGAAACAATGAAAGAGCAAGTGATGGATGTTGTCAGTAAACATTTCCGTCCTGAGTTCCTCAACCGGATTGATGAGTGTGTGGTATTTCATCCATTGGGCAAAGGACAAATTAAGTCGATTGCATCGATTCAGATTGAGCATCTGCGTCAACGAATGCAGGAAAAAGATTATGATCTTGAAGTTGAAGATGTTGCATTAGAATTGATTGCTCAAGTTGGCTATGACCCCGTTTATGGTGCGAGACCACTTAAACGAGCCATACAGCAATCCGTAGAAAACCCACTAGCGAAATCAATTCTGAGTGGAGAATTGCTACCAGGGATACCGATTCGTCTTTCAGTAGAAGATAGTCAGATTGTAATGTCACAGTAG
- the rluD gene encoding 23S rRNA pseudouridine(1911/1915/1917) synthase RluD, whose amino-acid sequence MAQQIELKSTVRDSQLGQRLDQAIAELFSDFSRSRLKEWLLAGKVVVDGEVVIKPRQKVMGGEEIVLHAELEDEERWLPQDIALDIVYEDDDILVINKPRDFVVHPGAGTPDGTVLNALLHHYPQIAEVPRAGIVHRLDKDTTGLMVVAKTVPAQTRLVRELQKRKITREYEAIAIGTMTAGGLVDQPIGRHPTKRTLMAVSPMGKPAVTHYRVAEHFREHTRIRLRLETGRTHQIRVHMASIQHPLLGDIAYGGRVRIPKGADDEVVSLIRNFDRQALHAVMLRFEHPITGEELEFHAPVPEDMVILTEALRDDINKYGKDEYSS is encoded by the coding sequence ATGGCTCAGCAGATTGAATTAAAGAGTACCGTAAGAGATAGCCAGTTAGGACAACGCCTCGATCAGGCGATTGCCGAACTGTTTTCTGATTTTTCCCGTTCTCGTCTTAAAGAATGGTTACTTGCCGGCAAAGTGGTTGTCGATGGCGAAGTGGTGATTAAACCTCGTCAGAAAGTGATGGGAGGGGAAGAAATTGTCCTTCACGCTGAATTGGAAGATGAAGAGCGCTGGCTTCCTCAGGATATTGCGTTGGATATCGTCTATGAAGATGATGATATTCTGGTGATCAATAAACCCCGTGATTTTGTGGTCCATCCCGGTGCCGGGACACCCGATGGCACGGTGCTGAATGCATTACTGCATCATTATCCACAAATTGCGGAAGTGCCGAGAGCGGGGATTGTCCATCGTCTGGACAAGGACACAACCGGCCTGATGGTGGTCGCCAAGACCGTTCCCGCTCAAACACGTTTGGTTCGGGAGCTCCAGAAGCGAAAAATCACCCGAGAATATGAAGCAATTGCAATCGGAACAATGACCGCTGGCGGTTTGGTTGATCAACCGATTGGCCGACATCCGACCAAACGAACATTGATGGCTGTATCACCCATGGGAAAACCAGCCGTGACCCATTATCGGGTGGCAGAACATTTCCGTGAACATACGCGAATCAGATTGCGGTTGGAAACCGGACGAACTCACCAAATTCGTGTGCATATGGCATCGATTCAGCATCCGTTGTTGGGCGATATTGCATATGGCGGGCGAGTCAGAATTCCGAAAGGTGCAGATGACGAGGTTGTATCGTTGATCAGAAACTTTGATCGTCAGGCGCTACACGCAGTTATGTTGCGGTTTGAACATCCGATTACAGGAGAAGAACTGGAATTTCATGCTCCAGTTCCTGAAGATATGGTGATTCTGACTGAAGCATTACGTGACGATATCAACAAATATGGAAAAGATGAATATTCATCATGA
- the pgeF gene encoding peptidoglycan editing factor PgeF, with amino-acid sequence MIIPDWQLPQNVQAVSSTRQRGVSTGKYHSLNLGMHVGDSAEHVAENRQRIIVYADMPSTPVWMNQTHSTQVLPVHQPTTDVLDADGLFTRIPGVVCAVMTADCLPILMTNTSGTEVAAVHAGWRGLAHGIIEEAVANFSGEVMVWLGPAIGKAAFEVGDDVVEAFTQIDPMAEQAFEPRQQDGKWSADLVQLAQQRLNRVGVGRVSVSGLCTYSDSHNFFSFRRDGVTGRQASFIWIK; translated from the coding sequence ATGATCATCCCTGACTGGCAGCTTCCTCAAAATGTTCAGGCGGTGTCTTCGACACGCCAACGCGGTGTGTCCACCGGGAAATATCACAGCCTTAACTTGGGGATGCATGTCGGTGATTCGGCGGAACATGTTGCAGAAAACCGTCAACGGATCATTGTCTATGCTGACATGCCTTCAACGCCGGTATGGATGAATCAAACCCATTCAACACAAGTGCTTCCCGTTCATCAGCCAACTACTGATGTACTGGATGCCGATGGGCTTTTTACCCGGATACCAGGTGTTGTTTGTGCGGTGATGACCGCAGACTGTTTACCTATTCTGATGACGAATACATCAGGGACTGAAGTCGCTGCGGTTCATGCTGGTTGGCGAGGGTTAGCTCACGGGATTATTGAAGAAGCCGTCGCCAACTTCTCTGGGGAAGTGATGGTATGGCTGGGGCCTGCGATCGGTAAAGCTGCTTTTGAAGTCGGTGATGATGTGGTCGAAGCGTTCACCCAGATAGACCCAATGGCTGAACAAGCGTTTGAACCACGCCAGCAAGATGGAAAGTGGTCTGCAGATTTGGTGCAATTGGCGCAACAACGACTGAACCGAGTCGGTGTTGGACGCGTTTCCGTCAGTGGCTTATGTACATACAGTGATAGCCACAATTTTTTCTCTTTCCGTCGGGATGGTGTGACAGGAAGACAAGCTTCATTTATTTGGATCAAATAA